A genomic window from Triticum urartu cultivar G1812 chromosome 7, Tu2.1, whole genome shotgun sequence includes:
- the LOC125524505 gene encoding uncharacterized protein LOC125524505 isoform X1 — MSYWLNRLVISRMCSLMWETWSTTSSDYYRLQQGFYSEPINLNSYKKHLSMELKCLFQYIVNQPTKGLGTELLVLEDAMSGSETLWLQGVKKLDWDQWSKSNKDATHVRVDNLTAKVLHRISLDLLSCFHDHTSNRGILVCLSSSTLDPLYVGIFSQSVLV; from the exons ATGAGCTACTGGCTAAATCGTTTGGTGATCTCAAGGATGTGCTCTCTGATGTGGGAAACGTGGTCGACGACAAGCTCTGACTACTACAGGCTCCAACAAG GCTTCTATTCTGAACCAATAAACTTGAACAGCTACAAGAAGCATCTTTCCATGGAGCTTAAATGCCTTTTCCAATACATAGTTAATCAACCGACGAAAGGATTGGGTACTGAGCTTCTTGTACTTGAG GATGCTATGTCAGGAAGTGAAACGTTGTGGCTTCAAGGAGTGAAGAAATTGGATTGGGATCAATGGAGTAAATCAAACAAGGATGCAACTCATGTTCGTGTTG ATAATTTGACTGCCAAAGTGCTACATCGTATCTCACTGGACCTATTGA GTTGCTTCCATGACCATACTTCAAATAGGGGTATATTAGTTTGCCTCTCATCATCAACTTTGGACCCTCTTTATGTGGGCATTTTTTCTCAAAGCGTACTTGTATAA
- the LOC125524505 gene encoding uncharacterized protein LOC125524505 isoform X2 yields the protein MSYWLNRLVISRMCSLMWETWSTTSSDYYRLQQGFYSEPINLNSYKKHLSMELKCLFQYIVNQPTKGLGTELLVLEDAMSGSETLWLQGVKKLDWDQWSKSNKDATHVRVDNLTAKVLHRISLDLLSCFHDHTSNRARQFPSSVQPKHCIYLSP from the exons ATGAGCTACTGGCTAAATCGTTTGGTGATCTCAAGGATGTGCTCTCTGATGTGGGAAACGTGGTCGACGACAAGCTCTGACTACTACAGGCTCCAACAAG GCTTCTATTCTGAACCAATAAACTTGAACAGCTACAAGAAGCATCTTTCCATGGAGCTTAAATGCCTTTTCCAATACATAGTTAATCAACCGACGAAAGGATTGGGTACTGAGCTTCTTGTACTTGAG GATGCTATGTCAGGAAGTGAAACGTTGTGGCTTCAAGGAGTGAAGAAATTGGATTGGGATCAATGGAGTAAATCAAACAAGGATGCAACTCATGTTCGTGTTG ATAATTTGACTGCCAAAGTGCTACATCGTATCTCACTGGACCTATTGA GTTGCTTCCATGACCATACTTCAAATAGGG CTAGACAGTTCCCGAGTTCGGTCCAACCGAAACACTGCATTTATCTTTCTCCATGA
- the LOC125524505 gene encoding uncharacterized protein LOC125524505 isoform X3 → MSYWLNRLVISRMCSLMWETWSTTSSDYYRLQQGFYSEPINLNSYKKHLSMELKCLFQYIVNQPTKGLGTELLVLEDAMSGSETLWLQGVKKLDWDQWSKSNKDATHVRVGGKSNNLCTVFAFCKII, encoded by the exons ATGAGCTACTGGCTAAATCGTTTGGTGATCTCAAGGATGTGCTCTCTGATGTGGGAAACGTGGTCGACGACAAGCTCTGACTACTACAGGCTCCAACAAG GCTTCTATTCTGAACCAATAAACTTGAACAGCTACAAGAAGCATCTTTCCATGGAGCTTAAATGCCTTTTCCAATACATAGTTAATCAACCGACGAAAGGATTGGGTACTGAGCTTCTTGTACTTGAG GATGCTATGTCAGGAAGTGAAACGTTGTGGCTTCAAGGAGTGAAGAAATTGGATTGGGATCAATGGAGTAAATCAAACAAGGATGCAACTCATGTTCGTGTTG GTGGCAAATCCAATAATTTATGTACTGTATTTGCATTTTGCAAGATAATTTGA
- the LOC125524505 gene encoding uncharacterized protein LOC125524505 isoform X4 encodes MSYWLNRLVISRMCSLMWETWSTTSSDYYRLQQGFYSEPINLNSYKKHLSMELKCLFQYIVNQPTKGLGTELLVLEDAMSGSETLWLQGVKKLDWDQWSKSNKDATHVRVANPIIYVLYLHFAR; translated from the exons ATGAGCTACTGGCTAAATCGTTTGGTGATCTCAAGGATGTGCTCTCTGATGTGGGAAACGTGGTCGACGACAAGCTCTGACTACTACAGGCTCCAACAAG GCTTCTATTCTGAACCAATAAACTTGAACAGCTACAAGAAGCATCTTTCCATGGAGCTTAAATGCCTTTTCCAATACATAGTTAATCAACCGACGAAAGGATTGGGTACTGAGCTTCTTGTACTTGAG GATGCTATGTCAGGAAGTGAAACGTTGTGGCTTCAAGGAGTGAAGAAATTGGATTGGGATCAATGGAGTAAATCAAACAAGGATGCAACTCATGTTCGT GTGGCAAATCCAATAATTTATGTACTGTATTTGCATTTTGCAAGATAA